Proteins co-encoded in one Carassius gibelio isolate Cgi1373 ecotype wild population from Czech Republic chromosome A15, carGib1.2-hapl.c, whole genome shotgun sequence genomic window:
- the LOC128028614 gene encoding retinal guanylyl cyclase 2-like codes for MQHIHLPFGGALWELSSYPCCLIIRNRHSLSTLPFYSITLWIILGVMTFPCCVQCLIFKVGVLGPWSCDPYYAKSLPAIASKLAVDRINKDFSLELGCTMDFFILQEACETSKALTSFVQYEKMIDAFIGPTNPGYCNAAALMGKNWDKSIFSWACINYELDRVQGYPTFARTLPSPTRVLFSVLKFFSLANIAIVSSNEDIWIDTAAKLASALRNQGLPVGIVVSMGNNDTMLENTLLTIRNAGEIKVIIMCMHSALIGGEQQSSFLMKAYDMGLTKGQYVFIPYDTLLYSLPYTNTTYFPLQNNTKLRKAYDAVLTITIESDLMSFNEAYNMAKQLGELMVSQEPEQVSPLFGTIYNSLYLLAKSMHNARRAGKWFSGSNLASFTRNITFSGFNQNIRTDSQGNGQTDYVILDTDGWGSELYRCFYLNLTLDKVLFAGTYIHFPAGSSPPSDSSCWFDPNAICTGGVEILYVIIAFVIVLIMVLGSIGLSLFIRRRIQQIQLIKGPNRILLTLEDLTFINPQLSNRKITLEDLCDSKSYIEEKSTGERSHSVNSMATATHETSNVAVYEGDWVWLKKFKEGDFKEVKQSTTKIFTKMKDLRNENVNPFLGFFSDCETFAIVTEHCSRGSLHDLLRNEDVKLDWMFKSSLLLDLIKGMKYLHHREFPHGHLKSRNCVVDGRFVLKITDYGYNEILETQKAPKETPPPEDLFWTAPEFLRDHENPRKGTYKGDVYSFAIILQEVVVRGAPYCMLGLSPEEIIRKVKKPPPMCRPTVAPDQAPLECIQLMKQCWSELPDRRPPFDQIFDQFKLINKGKKTNIIDSMLRMLEQYSSNLEDLIRERTEELEVEKQRTEKLLSEMLPPSVAEALKTGASVEPEYFDQVTIYFSDIVGFTTISSLSDPIEVVDLLNDLYTLFDAVLGSHDVYKVETIGDAYMVASGLPKRNGNKHAAEIANMSLNILSSVGTFKMRHMPDVPVRIRIGIHSGSCVAGVVGLTMPRYCLFGDTVNTASRMESTGLRKVHSNIFHYRCDIQYCSK; via the exons ATGCAACATATTCACCTCCCTTTCGGAGGTGCTTTATGGGAGTTATCCAGTTACCCCTGCTGTCTAATTATCAGGAACAGACATAGTCTCTCTACGCTCCCATTTTACAGCATTACACTATGGATTATTCTTGGTGTGATGACGTTTCCATGCTGTGTCCAATGCCTGATTTTCAAAGTAGGTGTCTTGGGGCCTTGGAGCTGTGACCCTTATTACGCAAAATCACTTCCTGCCATTGCGTCCAAACTGGCTGTTGACCGGATAAACAAGGATTTTAGTTTAGAACTGGGCTGTACAATGGACTTTTTCATCCTTCAAGAGGCTTGTGAGACATCCAAAGCCTTGACCTCATTTGTACAATATGAAAAAATGATTGATGCATTCATAGGCCCTACAAATCCAGGATACTGCAATGCTGCAGCTCTCATGGGCAAGAATTGGGACAAGTCTATATTTTCATGGGCGTGTATTAACTATGAGTTAGACCGAGTCCAGGGCTACCCAACATTTGCTCGAACTTTACCATCCCCGACACGGGTGCTTTTCAGTGTACTAAAGTTTTTCAGCTTGGCTAATATAGCCATCGTGTCTTCTAATGAGGATATATGGATCGACACAGCTGCCAAATTGGCTAGTGCTCTGAGAAACCAGGGACTTCCCGTTGGCATCGTTGTGTCCATGGGGAATAATGACACCATGCTGGAGAATACGCTGCTGACCATACGAAACGCAGGGGAGATAAAAG TCATCATTATGTGCATGCACTCAGCACTCATTGGAGGAGAGCAGCAAAGTTCATTCCTGATGAAGGCCTATGACATGGGCTTGACGAAGGGTCAGTATGTGTTTATACCATACGACACTCTTCTGTACAGCCTGCCCTACACCAACACCACCTACTTCCCACTGCAAAACAACACCAAACTGCGCAAAGCCTATGACGCTGTACTCACCATCACCATAGAATCAGATCTGATGTCATTCAACGAAGCATACAATATGGCCAAACAACTTGGAGAACTGATGGTGTCACAAGAGCCAGAGCAG GTCTCTCCGCTCTTTGGTACAATTTACAACAGTTTGTACCTCCTTGCTAAGTCCATGCACAATGCCAGAAGAGCGGGTAAGTGGTTCTCTGGGTCCAACCTGGCTTCCTTCACGAGGAACATTACATTTTCCGGGTTCAACCAAAATATCCGCACGGATTCCCAAGGGAATGGGCAAACCGACTATGTGATTTTAGACACTGATGGCTGGGGATCTGAACTGTATCGCTGCTTTTATCTGAACCTGACGTTAGACAAGGTGCTTTTCGCTGGCACGTACATTCATTTCCCTGCAGGTTCATCTCCACCTTCAGACTCCAGCTGCTGGTTTGACCCCAATGCCATCTGCACAGGAG GTGTGGAAATTCTATATGTCATCATAGCATTTGTGATTGTCCTCATTATGGTTCTTGGCTCTATTGGTCTAAGTCTATTCATAAG GAGGCGAATCCAACAAATCCAGCTGATCAAAGGGCCCAACAGAATCCTGCTTACACTTGAGGACCTGACCTTCATCAACCCTCAGCTGAGTAACAGA AAAATCACTCTTGAAGATCTTTGTGATTCAAAAAGTTACATTGAGGAGAAGAGCACAGGTGAACGTTCCCACTCTGTGAATAGCATGGCAACAGCAACACATGAAACTTCAAATGTTGCTGTCTATGAG GGCGACTGGGTGTGGCTAAAAAAGTTTAAGGAGGGAGATTTCAAGGAGGTTAAACAGAGCACCACTAAGATCTTCACCAAG ATGAAGGACCTACGGAATGAAAATGTCAACCCATTTTTGGGGTTCTTCAGTGATTGTGAGACGTTTGCCATTGTGACCGAACACTGTTCCCGGGGGAGTCTTCATGATCTCCTTCGTAATGAAGATGTCAAACTGGACTGGATGTTTAAATCCTCCTTGTTGCTGGATCTCATCAAg GGCATGAAATATCTACACCACAGGGAATTTCCTCATGGGCACCTGAAGTCTCGTAATTGTGTAGTTGATGGACGTTTTGTCTTAAAGATCACTGATTACGGTTACAATGAGATTCTTGAGACCCAGAAAGCTCCAAAGGAGACTCCACCTCCAGAGG ATCTATTCTGGACAGCTCCTGAATTTCTCAGAGACCATGAAAATCCACGGAAAGGAACTTATAAAGGAGATGTGTACAGTTTCGCAATTATACTTCAGGAAGTAGTGGTCAGAGGAGCGCCGTACTGCATGCTTGGCTTGTCTCCTGAAG AGATAATAAGGAAGGTGAAGAAACCTCCGCCTATGTGCAGGCCCACTGTAGCTCCAGATCAAGCTCCACTGGAATGCATCCAGTTAATGAAGCAGTGCTGGAGTGAGCTACCTGATAGAAGGCCTCCTTTTGATCAGATCTTTGATCAG TTCAAGCTCATTAACAAGGGCAAAAAGACCAATATTATTGACTCCATGTTGCGTATGCTGGAGCAGTACTCCTCTAACCTGGAGGACCTTATCAGGGAAAGAACGGAGGAGCTGGAGGTAGAGAAGCAGAGGACGGAGAAGCTTCTGTCTGAAATGCTTCCTCC TTCTGTGGCAGAAGCTCTGAAAACCGGTGCCTCCGTGGAGCCAGAGTACTTTGATCAAGTCACCATCTACTTCAGTGACATTGTAGGCTTCACCACCATCTCATCCCTTAGTGATCCAATTGAGGTTGTGGACTTGCTCAATGACCTTTACACCCTATTTGATGCCGTCTTGGGCAGCCATGATGTCTACAAG GTTGAAACCATTGGAGATGCCTACATGGTGGCCTCCGGGCTGCCGAAGAGGAATGGCAACAAGCATGCAGCCGAAATCGCCAACATGTCCCTGAACATCCTCAGCTCCGTGGGCACCTTCAAGATGCGGCACATGCCAGACGTTCCAGTCAGGATACGGATCGGGATTCACTCAG GGTCGTGTGTTGCTGGAGTTGTGGGTCTAACTATGCCTAGATACTGCCTTTTTGGAGACACAGTCAACACCGCCTCTCGTATGGAATCTACAGGGTTGCGTAAGGTCCattcaaatatttttcattacagatgtgatatacagtattgttcaaaataa